A genomic stretch from Flavobacterium humidisoli includes:
- the ribH gene encoding 6,7-dimethyl-8-ribityllumazine synthase gives MATENKNLSEYDKNTIPNAKDFRFGIVVSEWNDAITEGLYNGAFDALVDCDVPAQQIIRWNVPGSFELIYGAKKMLQTQNVDAVIVIGCVIQGETKHFDFVCEGVTQGIKDLNVQTDVPVIFCVLTDNNMQQSIDRSGGVHGNKGTEAAIAAIKMAYIRQQASIAHAYNQPLLSSGAIQIEDTPRKIENE, from the coding sequence ATGGCTACTGAAAATAAAAATCTATCAGAATACGATAAAAACACAATCCCAAACGCGAAAGACTTTCGGTTTGGGATTGTTGTTTCTGAATGGAATGATGCTATAACAGAAGGACTTTATAATGGTGCTTTTGATGCTTTGGTTGATTGCGATGTTCCTGCTCAGCAAATTATCCGTTGGAATGTTCCAGGAAGTTTTGAGTTAATTTACGGAGCAAAAAAAATGCTTCAAACACAAAATGTAGATGCTGTTATCGTAATTGGATGTGTAATTCAAGGAGAAACTAAACATTTTGATTTTGTTTGCGAAGGCGTTACTCAAGGAATTAAAGATTTGAATGTTCAAACTGATGTTCCAGTTATTTTCTGTGTTTTAACAGATAATAATATGCAACAATCTATTGACAGAAGTGGAGGAGTTCATGGAAACAAAGGAACTGAAGCGGCAATTGCGGCAATCAAAATGGCTTATATTCGCCAGCAAGCTTCGATAGCTCATGCTTATAACCAGCCTTTATTGTCTTCAGGTGCAATTCAAATCGAAGATACGCCAAGAAAAATAGAGAACGAATAA
- a CDS encoding tetratricopeptide repeat protein, producing the protein MATYNKRGYKTPKEKEVKEVVTEEQQVVIDEKDSTTAGVFSKLDETASRTEDWVAKNQKIIIGLVAGIAVATIGYLAYQKFIATPKQEEAASEMFVAQQNFEKAVNGVSSDSLFKLSLNGSEGKFGFIKIADEYSGTDAGNLANYYAGIAYLNTGKFDEAIKYLGEFKSEDVVLSALAKGATGDAYSQKNQQKEALDFYVKAAESNKNDFTTPRFLLKAGKTALALGQKEDALKYFNDIKDNYDNAPEAASVDALIGLAQ; encoded by the coding sequence ATGGCAACTTACAATAAAAGAGGATATAAGACACCAAAAGAAAAGGAAGTAAAAGAAGTGGTTACTGAAGAGCAACAAGTAGTTATTGACGAAAAAGACAGTACAACAGCTGGAGTTTTCTCAAAATTAGACGAAACAGCTTCTAGAACTGAGGATTGGGTGGCTAAAAATCAAAAAATCATTATTGGTTTAGTTGCTGGTATCGCGGTTGCTACAATTGGCTATTTGGCTTACCAAAAATTTATAGCAACTCCTAAACAAGAAGAGGCTGCAAGTGAAATGTTTGTTGCTCAACAAAACTTTGAAAAAGCTGTAAACGGTGTTTCTAGCGATTCATTATTTAAATTATCATTAAACGGTTCAGAAGGTAAATTTGGATTTATTAAAATCGCTGACGAATATTCTGGAACTGACGCTGGAAATTTAGCAAACTACTATGCTGGTATCGCTTACTTAAATACGGGTAAATTTGATGAAGCAATTAAATATTTAGGTGAATTCAAGTCAGAAGATGTAGTTTTAAGCGCTTTAGCTAAAGGTGCTACAGGAGATGCTTATTCTCAAAAAAATCAGCAAAAAGAAGCTTTAGATTTTTATGTAAAAGCTGCTGAGTCTAACAAAAACGATTTTACAACACCTCGTTTCTTGTTAAAAGCTGGAAAAACTGCTTTAGCTTTAGGTCAAAAAGAAGACGCTTTAAAATATTTTAATGATATTAAAGATAATTACGACAATGCTCCAGAAGCAGCGTCTGTTGATGCTTTGATTGGATTAGCGCAATAA
- the recF gene encoding DNA replication/repair protein RecF (All proteins in this family for which functions are known are DNA-binding proteins that assist the filamentation of RecA onto DNA for the initiation of recombination or recombinational repair.) produces MHLNKISLFNYKNFSEASFDFDIKINCFVGKNGIGKTNVLDAIYHLAYGKSYFNPLAVQNIKHGEEFFVIDAELEKNQRTEQIVCSLKKGQKKVLKRNGKPYDKFSDHIGFIPLVIISPADRDLIVEGSETRRKFMDSVISQLDATYLHELIQYQKVITQRNALLKYFALNHVFDNDTLSIYNEQLQGYGKSIFEKRKKFLEQFIPIFNTHHQAITGSEEIVQLVYESHLFEKDLLTLLQENINKDRALHYTTVGIHKDDLSFEIDLHPIKKFGSQGQQKSFLIALKLAQFEFLKKQSGVKPILLFDDIFDKLDETRVAKIVEMVNSETFGQLFISDTHPERTEAIVKSTHQTYKIFNL; encoded by the coding sequence ATGCATTTAAACAAAATCTCATTATTTAATTACAAGAACTTTTCTGAAGCAAGTTTTGATTTTGACATCAAAATAAACTGTTTTGTTGGAAAAAATGGCATTGGGAAAACTAATGTACTCGATGCTATTTATCATTTGGCTTACGGAAAAAGTTATTTTAATCCGCTTGCTGTTCAAAATATCAAACATGGCGAAGAGTTTTTTGTAATTGATGCCGAACTCGAAAAAAATCAGAGAACGGAGCAGATTGTTTGCAGTTTAAAAAAAGGACAGAAAAAAGTTCTAAAGCGAAATGGAAAACCTTATGACAAATTCTCCGATCATATTGGCTTTATTCCGTTAGTTATTATTTCACCAGCAGATAGAGATTTGATCGTTGAAGGAAGTGAAACACGCCGTAAATTTATGGACAGTGTCATTTCGCAATTAGACGCTACTTACCTACACGAATTAATACAATATCAAAAAGTAATCACCCAGCGAAATGCACTTTTAAAATATTTTGCTTTAAATCATGTCTTTGATAACGATACCTTATCTATATATAATGAACAGTTACAAGGTTACGGAAAATCGATTTTTGAAAAACGAAAAAAATTTCTAGAGCAGTTTATACCTATATTTAATACACACCATCAAGCAATAACGGGATCTGAGGAAATTGTGCAATTGGTTTACGAAAGTCATTTATTCGAAAAAGACCTTTTAACGCTTTTGCAGGAAAACATCAATAAAGATCGAGCGTTGCATTATACCACTGTTGGAATTCATAAAGATGATTTGTCTTTTGAAATTGATTTGCATCCGATAAAAAAATTCGGATCTCAAGGACAGCAGAAATCTTTTCTAATTGCTTTAAAATTGGCACAATTCGAGTTTTTAAAAAAACAAAGCGGTGTAAAACCTATTCTTTTGTTTGATGATATTTTTGATAAACTGGACGAAACGCGTGTTGCCAAAATTGTAGAAATGGTAAATAGCGAAACGTTTGGACAGCTTTTTATTTCTGACACTCATCCAGAAAGAACCGAAGCGATTGTTAAATCGACGCATCAGACTTACAAGATATTCAATTTGTAA
- a CDS encoding DUF2461 domain-containing protein gives MLTKESLQFLDDLKKNNNREWFQDSKKRYEIFKKDYHQLVSDFLDIMKPLDPSLELLEVKNCTFRINRDIRFSKDKSPYKAHLGVWMSAGAKGANRAGYYVHIEKGASFIAGGFYSPEAEDLKKVRKEIAFFYEDLQEILNDKNFKKEFGSLDINENNLLKSMPRGYEKDHPAIEFLKLKSFTATQVYDISEVTQKDFVSKMSKKLIALKPLNEFINRALDTEEF, from the coding sequence ATGTTAACGAAAGAATCATTGCAATTTTTAGACGATTTAAAAAAGAACAATAACAGAGAATGGTTTCAGGACAGCAAAAAGCGTTATGAAATTTTCAAGAAAGATTACCATCAATTGGTAAGTGATTTTCTTGACATCATGAAACCGCTTGATCCTTCTTTAGAATTATTAGAAGTTAAAAACTGTACTTTTAGGATTAATCGAGATATTCGTTTTTCTAAAGACAAATCTCCTTATAAAGCACATTTGGGCGTTTGGATGTCGGCCGGTGCAAAAGGCGCAAATCGTGCTGGATATTATGTTCATATCGAAAAAGGTGCGAGTTTTATTGCTGGCGGATTTTATTCGCCTGAAGCTGAAGATTTAAAGAAAGTTCGCAAAGAAATTGCTTTTTTCTACGAAGATTTACAGGAAATTTTAAACGACAAAAATTTCAAGAAAGAATTTGGAAGTTTAGACATCAACGAAAACAATTTGCTTAAAAGCATGCCTCGCGGTTACGAAAAAGATCATCCTGCAATAGAATTCTTGAAATTGAAAAGTTTTACTGCGACTCAAGTTTATGATATTTCTGAAGTAACTCAGAAAGATTTTGTTTCTAAAATGAGCAAAAAACTAATTGCTTTAAAACCTTTAAACGAATTTATCAATCGTGCTTTAGATACTGAAGAATTTTAG
- a CDS encoding glycosyltransferase — translation MKRRILFLGESYRADAITWMKGLKQFGDFEIITWELQTSNSYRFKRILEYFFAPLSIRKIIKKEKPDMVIAERTTSYGFLASLSGSKTIAIAQQGRTDLWPEESKLYPFKKFIQKYAFKKAHLIHAWGPVMAIHMKASGVDMDKVLVLPKGIDLSIFTSSINNSNKIEAIVTRSLMPEYRHDSILKAFGILNQKGIDFSLTIVGDGTRLQYLKDLAKELQIENKVIFTGRIANTELPKLLQQSNIYISMPITEGVSASLFEAMACNCFPVVSDIPGNQSWITHRENGQLITIDDIEMLANELIWSFENSELRNEAIIRNRKFVEENANYNINMKIISEKYHELLNSHTIK, via the coding sequence ATGAAGAGGAGAATACTTTTTCTTGGAGAATCTTACCGTGCCGATGCTATAACCTGGATGAAGGGCCTCAAACAATTTGGCGATTTTGAAATTATAACTTGGGAACTTCAAACATCAAATAGTTATAGATTCAAACGTATTTTAGAGTATTTCTTTGCTCCTCTTTCTATTCGAAAAATCATTAAAAAAGAAAAGCCAGATATGGTAATTGCTGAAAGAACGACCAGTTACGGTTTTCTTGCGTCATTATCTGGTTCTAAAACCATCGCCATCGCCCAGCAAGGACGAACCGATTTATGGCCAGAGGAATCTAAATTGTATCCTTTTAAGAAATTCATCCAAAAATATGCTTTCAAAAAAGCGCATTTAATTCATGCTTGGGGACCTGTTATGGCAATTCACATGAAAGCATCTGGAGTTGACATGGATAAAGTTCTAGTTCTCCCAAAAGGAATTGATTTATCAATCTTTACTTCTTCCATAAATAATTCAAACAAAATCGAAGCGATTGTAACACGATCTTTAATGCCTGAGTACCGACACGATTCTATTTTAAAAGCATTCGGAATTTTGAATCAAAAAGGGATTGATTTTTCTTTAACTATTGTTGGCGATGGAACAAGATTGCAATATTTGAAAGATTTAGCGAAAGAACTGCAAATCGAAAATAAAGTGATTTTTACAGGAAGAATTGCAAATACAGAACTTCCAAAATTATTACAGCAATCTAATATTTATATCAGCATGCCAATTACCGAAGGCGTTTCGGCATCTTTATTTGAAGCAATGGCTTGTAATTGCTTTCCTGTAGTTTCAGATATTCCAGGAAATCAAAGCTGGATAACACATCGAGAAAATGGTCAATTAATCACAATTGATGACATCGAAATGTTAGCCAATGAATTAATCTGGTCTTTTGAAAATTCGGAATTGCGAAATGAGGCAATTATTCGAAACAGAAAATTTGTGGAAGAAAACGCTAATTATAATATTAATATGAAGATTATTTCGGAGAAATATCATGAGTTGTTGAACTCACACACCATTAAATAG